The sequence TTATCATAAATTGTTTTCTACAGAAGTTATGGAACAATTTACTGAAAGTTTTAAATATTATGCATTACATTACCAGTTGCAACACCACAATTTTCCAAATGTTTACCGTCTGAGCAAAATCCCAAGAATCCTTAACGTCTTTGTATCTGCAAATAAAGATAAAACAAAAAACACCATTGCATGTGAAAAGAAGTACTCTGTCATGACTTTAGAGCTACACAAATTCAGTTCTTCAAACCTCCTAAATGGTCCTAAAAGAACATAAAAATCTGTAGGTTACTGGATATTTTATGAAACCACAACTCAGCAAAGAGCTAAAATCATGTTACCTCTTGGACTAATCACCGAACATGACAGTAGTTCTGCAAAGCCTCTGAGCAAATGCTTCTCTTTGTATCTACAGATGAAGACAGAAAAATAATATAGTAAGATTTTAATGTTCATGTGAAACAAGTATTTTGTTGTGGCATTAGAGCTACGTAAAGTTCAATTCTTTAAAGTTTCTAAAATGGTCCAGAAAGAAGATAAAATCCTGAAGGTTAATTGATAAAGTCAGCAAAAAAGCTGGAAACATAAAAAAGTTACCTCTTAGATCTAGTTATGCATAGATCTCCTGGTGTCGAACACAATTGTTGTTGTGCATGTGATCTCTTCATGTGTGATAAAAAGTACTTTGTTGTCACAGTACAGTGACACAGAGTTCGATCCTCCAAGGTTTCTAGAATGGTCCCAAACAGCATATACATCTGAAGTCTATCGGATATCATAGCAAACCTCAACTTGGCATAATCTGAAATATACAAGAAGTTACCAAGATTAGCATAAAAGATAACCAAAAGATATATAGTCAACACTAAGATTCTCAAACTGAAAAAAAAATCGACACTAAAAcaaaaaacagaaagaaaaaaaaatattaacaaaaTCATTGGAATGTTATATTATTGTAAATATCAAAACTAGAACACAGTTGCTTAAAAAATGTAGCAAAAAGATGTAGTAATCACCGATGACATATTTCATCAATCTGGGAAAGATATATCTCATAACTATGAAAAACTGAAAGAAAAATAGACAATAAATCAGACTTGTGGTTGCAGGTGCATAGTTATGTTAGAAACAAGCCTATAAATCCTGTAAAAATTAAAGCAAGGTCGAAAGTATCTAACTCACCTTAGGTGCCTCAACTGATATCCGAGGATGTTACATTTGTAATGCTTGTGTGAAAGTATGCTGCCTTGTCGATGCCACCAAACTTCCCTGTGCAACACTAAGGGATCTTCTTGTCAACTGTCATAATCTTATCCACCCATCGGCCTTCTCATCTTATGACATTAAAACGGGCAAAGGGCACTGAACATTTGGAAGCCTCAAAGATGTTCCAGAACTTGACTGTCTCGTCTGCTGCTGCAGAAGCTACTGTACCTCCCACTGGGCTCCTGGCAATGAAAAGGACCCGTGATGAATGAGCGGAAAGCTCAGCAGCCCTCTTCATCGATGGGTAATTCCACAGGATGAGTTGATTCTTCGGAAACCCATGGGAGGTGAGCAATTCAGATTTATTTGTGTCCCATAACAATGAACAAACTTCAGAGCCGGTATTGACCGTGTTCAAGCAAGCACCATCAATAGTGTTCCAAAACTTAATGCGACGGTCGTAACGTcctccaccagaagccagcaGGTTGCTCCGAGTCGGGCACCAGTCAAGGGCCTTCACAGTGGAAGTATGACCGCTCAATCTGTGAAGCCATTGATGTCGGCGTGGACAGTCATTTGGGACCGCCATGCAAGCGTCCCATATGTGCACCAGTTTATCCTGCCCTCCGCTCGCGAGATACCGGCCCGACAACCCCGACCATTTCAGGTTACAAACTCCAAGTTCATGCCCTTTATAGTCACAGATGGCATGGTCTGGCTTCCTGAAGTCGTAATCGATAACACTTCCATCGGATTTCCCGGCTGTCAGGACCGAATTACTTCTCCAGGCAAGTGACAACACCTTGGACTGCTTGTCGCCTGAGACCCCGTCCAGGACACGTCCTGTTGATCCGTCAACCAGGGCCAGATCTGAACTGCCTAATGCGAAAGCAAGAAATTTGCCGTCTGGGCACCAGCTGACGCTAGTGATGGGTCCGTTGCCATCTAGGGCTCGTTGAAGCACCGAGGCGGACTCGTTCGCGGCATCCCATAGGCACACCGTGTCGTCGACGCCAATCGCCAGCATattattgcttccccagtcgagGAGATTATAACTAAAATTGTCTAACATGCCGTAGACCTCCAAAACTTTCTCTGGTTTGTCGGGGAttttcctctgttgctgcagatTGGCGTCGTAAAATTGGGGCACTTCGTCGGCCGGCGCCGCGGGTGCACTTTTGAAAGCGAGGATACGTGACCTGTTCTTCAACACGCACTGATCAAGAAGCTTTTGGTACGCTGACCTCGATGACATCGCACCAGGTCTCGAAGGCGTCGTTAGGGCATAGTGCGCGAAGTCCATGTCCATCGCCGATCGGAACGGGATGAAGCGGTCGTACTCTATGCGCCTAGGACGAGAAGTAGCCATTGTTTCCAATTGAAACCAGAACGACAACCACAGAGGCGACCGAAAACGATCAAGAATACCAAGAAAGATCGATCTATCCGGGAGAAACTCAAACGGGAAGAAACCCAGACGACGGAAAACCAACGATCGATCAAAGAAAAAACCAAGAACGAGATCTTTAG comes from Musa acuminata AAA Group cultivar baxijiao chromosome BXJ3-3, Cavendish_Baxijiao_AAA, whole genome shotgun sequence and encodes:
- the LOC135633577 gene encoding cell division cycle 20.1, cofactor of APC complex-like isoform X2, with the translated sequence MDMDFAHYALTTPSRPGAMSSRSAYQKLLDQCVLKNRSRILAFKSAPAAPADEVPQFYDANLQQQRKIPDKPEKVLEVYGMLDNFSYNLLDWGSNNMLAIGVDDTVCLWDAANESASVLQRALDGNGPITSVSWCPDGKFLAFALGSSDLALVDGSTGRVLDGVSGDKQSKVLSLAWRSNSVLTAGKSDGSVIDYDFRKPDHAICDYKGHELGVCNLKWSGLSGRYLASGGQDKLVHIWDACMAVPNDCPRRHQWLHRLSGHTSTVKALDWCPTRSNLLASGGGRYDRRIKFWNTIDGACLNTVNTGSEVCSLLWDTNKSELLTSHGFPKNQLILWNYPSMKRAAELSAHSSRVLFIARSPVGGTVASAAADETVKFWNIFEASKCSVPFARFNVIR
- the LOC135633577 gene encoding cell division cycle 20.1, cofactor of APC complex-like isoform X1, which gives rise to MATSRPRRIEYDRFIPFRSAMDMDFAHYALTTPSRPGAMSSRSAYQKLLDQCVLKNRSRILAFKSAPAAPADEVPQFYDANLQQQRKIPDKPEKVLEVYGMLDNFSYNLLDWGSNNMLAIGVDDTVCLWDAANESASVLQRALDGNGPITSVSWCPDGKFLAFALGSSDLALVDGSTGRVLDGVSGDKQSKVLSLAWRSNSVLTAGKSDGSVIDYDFRKPDHAICDYKGHELGVCNLKWSGLSGRYLASGGQDKLVHIWDACMAVPNDCPRRHQWLHRLSGHTSTVKALDWCPTRSNLLASGGGRYDRRIKFWNTIDGACLNTVNTGSEVCSLLWDTNKSELLTSHGFPKNQLILWNYPSMKRAAELSAHSSRVLFIARSPVGGTVASAAADETVKFWNIFEASKCSVPFARFNVIR